In a single window of the Elaeis guineensis isolate ETL-2024a chromosome 4, EG11, whole genome shotgun sequence genome:
- the LOC105042685 gene encoding LOW QUALITY PROTEIN: L-type lectin-domain containing receptor kinase SIT2 (The sequence of the model RefSeq protein was modified relative to this genomic sequence to represent the inferred CDS: deleted 1 base in 1 codon): MLNRSMVTHHKMWQITTKLPKKKIPILLQMEVKLPLLLVICLLPGITATKYDEFTYNGFNRSELYLDGIAEITTNGLLRLTNSTESQQGHAFHKVPLRFKNTSDGNVHSFSTCFVFAIPPEYPDVSGNGLAFVLSPTRGLPGALTKQYLGLFNSTNNGNSSNHILAIELDTVLNIEFRDINNNHVGIDVNGLTSLNAAPASYFTEKIGEFKNLSLVSREPMLVWVDYSNQEKKLNVTMSPISVPKPSRPLLSSLIDLSSVLLDTMYIGFSSSTGSMLTSHYVLGWSFKMNGQAPALNLSSLPSLPFEKHRRKLTALIIWVALGVVVFIAITACCIAYIIRRKARYAEVLEEWELEHRTHRFSYKELFKATKGFREENLLGVGGFGRVYKGKLPSSKTEIAVKRISHDSKQGMREFVGEIASNSQLRHRNLVQLLGYSRRKGELLLVYEFMSNGSLDKFLYDANKPTTLGSSQRLKIIKGVASGLLYLHEEWEQIVVHRDIKASNVLLDGEMNGKLGDFGLSRLYDHGSDPQITHVVGTFGYIAPELTKTGRATTSTDVFAFGVFILEVVCGRRPIMQQESPDLHLVDWVLGSWRNGVILEVIDARLGGDYDVGEVELILKIGLLCSNPVRAARPTMRQVMQLLDGDLSLPEIPKDGMGIAVSSPNHAEELEES, encoded by the exons ATGTTGAATAGATCCATGGTTACACATCATAAAATGTGGCAAATAACCACCAAATTGCCCAAAAAGAAAATC CCCATTCTTCTCCAAATGGAGGTAAAACTACCCTTACTCTTGGTGATATGTCTGCTTCCGGGAATCACAGCAACCAAATATGATGAATTCACATACAACGGATTCAATAGGAGTGAGTTATACCTTGATGGCATTGCAGAGATCACAACCAATGGCCTTCTGCGATTAACCAACAGTACGGAGAGCCAGCAAGGACATGCATTCCACAAAGTGCCACTGCGTTTTAAGAATACCTCCGATGGTAACGTTCACTCTTTCTCTACTTGCTTTGTTTTTGCAATACCCCCTGAATATCCAGATGTGAGTGGCAATGGGCTCGCATTTGTGCTCTCTCCAACCAGGGGGCTCCCTGGGGCCCTGACCAAACAATACCTAGGTCTCTTCAATTCTACCAATAATGGAAACTCATCAAATCACATCCTTGCCATTGAGCTAGACACCGTCCTCAATATAGAGTTTCGCGATATTAATAACAACCATGTTGGAATTGACGTCAATGGATTAACGTCGTTAAACGCTGCGCCGGCATCTTATTTCACCGAGAAAATTGGTGAGTTTAAGAACCTCAGCCTTGTAAGCAGGGAACCGATGCTGGTATGGGTAGATTATAGCAATCAAGAGAAGAAGCTAAATGTAACAATGTCCCCCATCAGTGTGCCCAAACCAAGCCGTCCATTGTTGTCTTCTTTAATTGATCTGTCCTCGGTATTATTGGACACCATGTATATTGGCTTCTCTTCTTCTACAGGCTCCATGCTGACATCCCATTATGTTCTGGGTTGGAGCTTTAAGATGAATGGGCAAGCGCCTGCCCTCAACCTGTCCAGCCTTCCTTCACTTCCTTTTGAAAAGCATAGAAGAAAACTAACAGCTTTGATAATTTGGGTGGCCTTAGGAGTAGTGGTGTTCATAGCTATAACTGCCTGCTGTATTGCTTACAtaataagaagaaaggcaagGTATGCCGAAGTTCTCGAAGAGTGGGAGCTAGAACATAGAACTCATAGATTCTCATATAAAGAACTATTCAAAGCTACCAAAGGCTTTCGAGAAGAAAATCTTTTGGGAGTGGGTGGTTTTGGAAGAGTCTACAAAGGCAAGCTACCCTCCTCAAAAACCGAAATTGCAGTGAAGAGGATATCTCATGATTCTAAGCAAGGAATGAGGGAGTTTGTTGGGGAGATTGCGAGTAACAGCCAACTCCGTCACCGCAATTTGGTCCAACTTCTTGGCTATAGCCGCAGGAAAGGGGAACTCCTTTTGGTCTATGAGTTCATGTCCAATGGAAGCCTTGACAAGTTCCTCTATGATGCAAACAAGCCAACAACACTTGGCTCGAGTCAGAGACTAAAAATTATCAAAGGCGTGGCTTCAGGTTTGCTTTACTTGCATGAAGAGTGGGAGCAGATTGTTGTACACAGAGATATAAAAGCCAGCAATGTCTTGCTGGACGGTGAAATGAATGGAAAGTTGGGAGACTTTGGACTATCAAGATTGTATGATCATGGTAGCGATCCCCAAATTACTCATGTGGTGGGAACTTTTGGTTATATTGCTCCAGAGCTCACTAAAACAGGCAGGGCAACTACGAGCACTGATGTCTTCGCCTTCGGGGTTTTCATACTTGAGGTTGTCTGTGGAAGGAGGCCAATAATGCAGCAAGAATCACCGGATCTTCATTTGGTGGACTGGGTGTTGGGGAGTTGGAGGAATGGAGTAATTCTAGAGGTTATAGATGCAAGACTGGGAGGTGATTATGATGTGGGGGAAGTGGAACTGATCTTAAAGATTGGATTGCTTTGTTCAAATCCTGTACGTGCAGCTAGACCAACCATGCGCCAAGTGATGCAGTTGTTGGACGGTGATCTTTCGCTACCCGAAATACCCAAGGATGGGATGGGCATCGCCGTTTCATCACCAAATCATGCTGAAGAATTAGAAGAATCATAA